The Myxococcales bacterium genome includes the window ATCGTGCGCGCTGGCGTCCGCGCGCACCTGCCAGACATGCGCACATGCTACGAGGGATTACTCGTCGGGCAGCCAACCCTTGCCGGAACCGTGGTCGCGAGTTTTGACATCGCGCCGGATGGCGTGGTCACCCAGGCGGCGGCCAAAGGCGTTTCGCGAGAGCTTGAGACGTGCGTCGCATCGGCCATCAAGCAAATCAAATTTGCCATCGCCACCGATGGCGCGGTGCACATCAAGGCCTATCCGATCGAATTTAAGCCTTAGCGTCAACCGCTGCGGCCGTCGTCGCGCCCGCGTCGAGGCGGGCAATAAGCTCCTCGGCGGCCTCTCGACCGCTCTTGGCGGCGCCATTCATAAAGCCGGCAAATTCACCGCCGCAGTGTTCGCCCGCGAAAAGTAAATTGCCCACCGGCGTTTGCTCCCAGCCCGAGAGCGTCGTGTATTGGCCGGGGCGCGGGCACACGTAGCTGCCAAGCGCATGCGGGTAGGTTGGCCAGTGCATGCGCGCGTGCTTGTCGTTGTGGTGCGCCTTGGCGCCGGGATATATTTGCTCCCACTTCGCCAAGAATACGTCGCGCTGCTCTGCAGACGTTCCCTCGCCAACGTCCATGCCGGGCTTGCCACCAAACAAGATCGACAGGCCCGCGGCGCCATCGTCGGGCGTCTGCAGCTGCGCATTGTCCCAACCGTTGGGTACGCCGTTATCCGCGTACACCAGGCCGCGATAGCCTTTGCCGCGCCAATGGTGCTTGGTTTGGCCGAGCATGAGCTTCGCGTTGGTGCCGTAGCCGAGCTCGGTGATGCATTGAAGTTTCTGCGCCGGCAACGCCAGCGCCGTCAGATCGAGCTGCCGCAGCTTAGTGAAGGGAATCGCCATGACGACAAAATCTGCGTCGACGGTCTCGGGCTGGCCGGCAAAGCCAAGGCGATAGCCGCCGGCCTCGGTTGGCGCAATCGTCGCGAGCGCATGCTCAAGACGAATATTCGCCGCATATTGTTTGGCGAGCGCGTCGGGAAAGGCTTGGTTGCCGCCGCGCGTCTTGTAACGCTCGTCGCTTTCGCCAAACCACGAAATGTGGCCGCCGTGAACATCGGGCGAGATGAGGAGGAGCAAGTTGAGCGCCGACTGGTCGCCTGGCGATAGGCCGTACTCGGATTCGTAGCAGTTGCCGATCAGCGTCCCCGCCCAACCCGTGGCGCCGATCGAGGTCAGGTAGTCGGCGAGGCTGGTCTTGTCGAGGCGGATCGCGTTGGCGTCGGTGGTCTTCCAGTCGATGCCGTCGGGCAGGCTTTCGATGTCGGCCTTGAGCTTTGGCGCGAACTTTATGAATTCGGCGACGACATCGCGGATCGTTTTGTGTTTGCCATCGAAGAAGAACGCTTCGCCGGTTAGCGCCTCTTCGGAGGCTTGCAAGTAATCCATGAGCTCAAGTTTAAATTCCTTGGCGAGTGCCCACATGTCCGCATGGGTGGTGTCGATGAATTCGCCGCCCAGCTCGGTCCACGTGCCAGGCCCCATGATTTCCTGCGCCGTATACATGCGGCCGCCGGTGCGCTTTGACGCCTCGTAAACCGTCGCCTGCACGCCGGCCTTGCTGAGGTGATGTAAGGCATTAAGGCCCGCAATGCCGCCGCCGATAATTGCAATGCGTTTGGTTTGCGCGCGCCCAGCGGTGCGCAACCCGGCCTTGGGTCCACAGCCTAGCGAGGGCAAGATCATGGTTGCGGCGACCATGGCCGCTGATGACTTGAGAAAATTTCGCCGCGAATTTGCACGCGCGGCGGCCGCGAGTTCTTGGTCGAGAAACTCATTTAACGGCAGCTTTGATTCGCCGGCGGCCATCGCGAGGCCAAGCGCCTTGCGCAGCGATTGATGACAGGGGTTCTGCGAACATGCGATGGATTTGCCATAGGGTGGCGCGCATGCTAACCGCTGCGTTGTCTGTGCACTAGGTTGGCGCTGCGCGATTGCAGCGTGACGCGAGCATTTGCGCGCCGCACACGCGCCTACATGAGCACATATGCAAGCTGCGTTCGCGCTGACCGGCAGGTGGCGCTTCCCGGCAGGTGGGCGCACTTGTCTTCCTGCTCGCAGATAGATGGAGGACCGGCAGGTGGGCGCACGTGTCTTCCTGCTCGCAGATAGCGACCCTCCGGAGTCGTGCGAGATGCTTGTGGTATCCACCGCGCTCGGTGCCAACACCACGGCCGTGCAATCTATGCTCGCGGAAGAAACGTGCGCCACCTGCCGGAAAGTGTGCGCGCCGTGGTAGCGACATGCCTTACGGCGCGACGCAATAGCCGTAGCAAACCTCGGGGCAGGGGTCGTCGCCGCAATTGGGTGGCGGCAGGCATTCGGTTTGTGCCGAGCAGGTTAGGCCATCGTCGCACGCGTCGTCGCTGTAGCAGCCCTCGCTGGCGGGGAAGAATATGGTGGCGCTCATGCACGTTTCAGTGAATGGCGCGCCGGGCACGGGCTCATCGGTGACCGCGAAGATGAGCACCTCCGTGGCGCTGCAATCGCCTTGGTCAAAAACCTCGAGGCTGATCGTATTGGGCGGCGTAAAGCCAAAGCCGCCGTTGTTGAGGATCAGCGCGTGGGGTGTACGGTCGTTCGAGACGATGGTAAACGCCTGCCCAAAACAGTCGTCTATGACCATCTCGCCGTGAAAGGTCGCCCGCATCTTGTCAGGCACATGTGCCAACTCGATCGTCATGTCTAGGTCGCCCGCGCATTCGCACACCATCCCGTCGGGGCAAGCTAGCGGCGCCGGGGCCCTCGGGTCATCACAAGCGGTCAACGTCGCCACCATGCCGCAAGCGATAAGACCGAGCCATTTTTGGTTATGCATCACGCGCCGTAGTGCACGCCGCATGCCACCTGCACCGCGCCACGGCACATGCAGTTTCG containing:
- a CDS encoding AgmX/PglI C-terminal domain-containing protein: MTSADLVASDTRHAGTADIVRAGVRAHLPDMRTCYEGLLVGQPTLAGTVVASFDIAPDGVVTQAAAKGVSRELETCVASAIKQIKFAIATDGAVHIKAYPIEFKP
- a CDS encoding FAD-dependent oxidoreductase; this encodes MAAGESKLPLNEFLDQELAAAARANSRRNFLKSSAAMVAATMILPSLGCGPKAGLRTAGRAQTKRIAIIGGGIAGLNALHHLSKAGVQATVYEASKRTGGRMYTAQEIMGPGTWTELGGEFIDTTHADMWALAKEFKLELMDYLQASEEALTGEAFFFDGKHKTIRDVVAEFIKFAPKLKADIESLPDGIDWKTTDANAIRLDKTSLADYLTSIGATGWAGTLIGNCYESEYGLSPGDQSALNLLLLISPDVHGGHISWFGESDERYKTRGGNQAFPDALAKQYAANIRLEHALATIAPTEAGGYRLGFAGQPETVDADFVVMAIPFTKLRQLDLTALALPAQKLQCITELGYGTNAKLMLGQTKHHWRGKGYRGLVYADNGVPNGWDNAQLQTPDDGAAGLSILFGGKPGMDVGEGTSAEQRDVFLAKWEQIYPGAKAHHNDKHARMHWPTYPHALGSYVCPRPGQYTTLSGWEQTPVGNLLFAGEHCGGEFAGFMNGAAKSGREAAEELIARLDAGATTAAAVDAKA